The Streptomyces achromogenes genome window below encodes:
- a CDS encoding DUF6332 family protein produces the protein MDGHGGQGRRTQAERDAITVEIGYALVSAVFAAAVTFGAIAGPALLFDLPGLAETWLVRAGLVLAPVLFAARVISVLVRFRPGAQPSQPGRTRPDS, from the coding sequence ATGGACGGCCACGGAGGACAGGGGCGGCGCACCCAGGCCGAGCGGGACGCGATCACCGTCGAGATCGGGTACGCGCTCGTCAGCGCCGTGTTCGCGGCGGCTGTGACCTTCGGGGCGATCGCGGGTCCGGCGCTGCTGTTCGACCTGCCCGGCCTGGCGGAGACCTGGCTGGTGCGGGCAGGCCTCGTCCTCGCTCCGGTGCTGTTCGCGGCCCGGGTGATCTCCGTGCTGGTCCGCTTCCGGCCGGGCGCTCAGCCCAGCCAGCCCGGCCGGACCAGGCCCGACTCGTAG
- a CDS encoding MFS transporter: MTSPLTSPAVTLPEGRWTSRLWGTLLVLCAAMFLDALDVSMVGVALPSIGSDLGLSTSTLQWIVSGYILGYGGLLLLGGRTADLLGRRQVFLIALGVFALASLLGGLVDSGPLLIASRFIKGLSAAFTAPAGLSIITTTFPEGPLRNRALSIYTTCAATGFSMGLVLSGLLTEASWRLTMLLPAPIALVALAAGLRLLPRSEREKNHNGYDVPGAVLGTASMLLLVFTVVQAPEAGWTSARTLLSFLAVAVMLTVFVQVERRSAGPLIRLGVLRSGSQIRAQLGAMAFFGSYVGFQFLATLYMQTLLGWSALHTALAFLPAGALVAVSSTKVGSIVDRFGTPRLIAAGFALMVAGYALFLRVDLDPVYAAVILPSMLLIGAACALVFPSLNIQATNGVADHEQGMVSGLLNTSVQVGGAIFLAVVTAVVTAGAPADPTPQAVLDSYRPGLTVVTIVAAAGLLITLPGLRTRRARNAVVVAKSPSVQAEFEAPMEPVGVRD; the protein is encoded by the coding sequence ATGACCTCTCCGCTCACCTCCCCCGCGGTCACCCTCCCCGAGGGCCGCTGGACCTCCCGGCTCTGGGGCACGCTCCTGGTGCTGTGCGCCGCGATGTTCCTGGACGCGCTCGATGTGTCCATGGTCGGCGTCGCCCTGCCGTCCATCGGCTCCGACCTCGGGCTCTCCACCTCGACGCTGCAGTGGATCGTCAGCGGCTACATCCTGGGCTACGGCGGGCTGCTCCTCCTCGGCGGCCGCACGGCCGACCTGCTGGGCCGCCGCCAGGTGTTCCTGATCGCACTCGGCGTCTTCGCGCTGGCCTCGCTCCTCGGCGGACTCGTCGACTCGGGTCCGTTGCTGATCGCCAGCCGGTTCATCAAGGGTCTCAGCGCCGCCTTCACCGCCCCGGCCGGCCTGTCGATCATCACCACGACATTCCCGGAGGGCCCGCTGCGCAACCGCGCGCTCTCCATCTACACCACCTGCGCCGCGACCGGCTTCTCGATGGGCCTGGTCCTCTCCGGCCTGCTCACCGAGGCCAGTTGGCGCCTGACCATGCTGCTCCCCGCCCCGATCGCCCTGGTCGCGCTGGCTGCCGGACTGAGGCTCCTGCCGCGCAGCGAACGGGAGAAGAACCACAACGGCTACGACGTCCCGGGCGCCGTCCTCGGCACCGCGTCGATGCTGCTGCTGGTCTTCACCGTGGTGCAGGCCCCCGAGGCCGGCTGGACGTCCGCCCGGACACTGCTGTCCTTCCTCGCCGTGGCCGTCATGCTGACCGTCTTCGTCCAGGTCGAGCGGCGCTCCGCCGGCCCGCTGATCCGGCTCGGCGTGCTGCGCTCGGGCAGCCAGATCCGCGCCCAGCTCGGTGCGATGGCCTTCTTCGGCTCCTACGTCGGCTTCCAGTTCCTGGCCACCCTGTACATGCAGACGCTGCTCGGCTGGTCGGCGCTGCACACGGCGCTCGCCTTCCTCCCGGCCGGCGCGCTGGTGGCGGTGTCCTCGACCAAGGTGGGCTCGATCGTGGACCGGTTCGGCACGCCACGGCTGATCGCGGCGGGCTTCGCCCTCATGGTCGCCGGGTACGCGCTCTTCCTCCGCGTCGATCTCGACCCGGTCTACGCCGCCGTCATCCTGCCGTCGATGCTGTTGATCGGCGCGGCCTGCGCGCTGGTCTTCCCCTCGCTCAACATCCAGGCCACCAACGGCGTGGCGGACCACGAGCAGGGCATGGTCTCGGGTCTGCTCAACACCTCGGTGCAGGTGGGCGGTGCGATCTTCCTCGCCGTCGTGACGGCGGTGGTGACCGCGGGAGCCCCCGCCGACCCCACCCCGCAGGCCGTCCTCGACAGCTACCGCCCCGGACTGACGGTGGTGACGATCGTCGCCGCGGCGGGTCTGCTCATCACCCTCCCCGGCCTGCGCACCCGGCGCGCCCGCAACGCGGTCGTCGTCGCCAAGTCCCCTTCCGTGCAAGCGGAGTTCGAGGCGCCGATGGAGCCGGTGGGGGTCCGCGACTGA
- a CDS encoding MSCRAMM family protein produces MSPAQTRSVRIEEGAAAPRAGVGVAVLAFGAAAGAILARMTTDVGGVALPSENGFEVVMAAGAGAVVLVLAFAAFLPGRRTAAIGTQAAPSSGEEATPASGEQGEQGTPPSGEQASIEPAPTEPNPEQSGVGVPGDGAVGAAVAAPLARAVAELVATVPGLTDGGPAGGGRAVRGLVRGAEGAPVCGAAVTLVSLGGRQLGRAVTGRDGCYALETPGEGAYVLIASADGHQPQAATVVVGAEPVSHDVLLGVAGGLAGTVRSTDDGAPVADAVVVVTDVRGDVLATARTDGEGEFAVADLVPGAVVLAVSSARHRPLALPVEVGVAGLTRVDVELRPGAQVRGTVRGAGAPLADARVTLMDAAGNVVATATTGGDGAYAFTDLDHGPYTVVAAGYPPRAGRVSLDGADVGDHDIELAHAEG; encoded by the coding sequence ATGTCCCCTGCGCAGACCCGGTCCGTGCGGATCGAGGAGGGGGCCGCGGCGCCCCGGGCCGGCGTCGGCGTGGCGGTGCTGGCCTTCGGCGCCGCGGCCGGCGCGATCCTGGCCCGCATGACCACCGACGTCGGCGGCGTCGCACTGCCCTCGGAGAACGGCTTCGAGGTGGTCATGGCGGCTGGGGCCGGAGCGGTGGTCCTCGTCCTGGCCTTCGCCGCGTTCCTCCCGGGACGGCGGACCGCGGCCATCGGAACGCAGGCCGCACCTTCCTCCGGCGAGGAGGCCACGCCTGCCTCCGGCGAGCAGGGTGAGCAGGGCACACCGCCCTCCGGCGAGCAGGCCTCGATCGAACCGGCGCCGACGGAACCGAACCCGGAGCAGTCGGGTGTCGGCGTGCCCGGGGACGGGGCGGTGGGCGCGGCCGTGGCCGCGCCGCTGGCCCGTGCCGTCGCGGAGCTCGTCGCGACCGTTCCCGGGCTGACCGACGGCGGTCCGGCCGGCGGCGGCCGGGCGGTGCGCGGGCTGGTGCGGGGCGCCGAGGGCGCACCGGTGTGCGGCGCCGCCGTCACGCTGGTCTCGCTGGGCGGGCGGCAGTTGGGCCGGGCGGTCACCGGCCGCGACGGCTGCTACGCGCTCGAGACGCCGGGAGAGGGCGCCTACGTGCTCATCGCCTCGGCCGACGGACACCAGCCGCAGGCCGCGACCGTCGTGGTCGGGGCGGAGCCCGTCAGCCACGACGTGCTGCTCGGTGTCGCCGGCGGTCTGGCCGGCACGGTGCGGTCCACGGACGACGGAGCGCCGGTGGCGGACGCGGTGGTCGTCGTCACGGACGTCCGCGGCGATGTGCTGGCCACCGCGCGGACCGACGGCGAGGGCGAGTTCGCCGTCGCCGACCTGGTACCGGGGGCGGTCGTCCTCGCGGTCAGCTCTGCGAGGCACCGGCCGCTGGCCCTGCCCGTCGAGGTCGGCGTCGCCGGTCTCACCCGGGTCGACGTCGAGCTGCGGCCCGGCGCACAGGTACGGGGCACGGTACGCGGCGCGGGCGCTCCGCTGGCCGATGCCCGGGTGACCCTCATGGACGCCGCGGGCAACGTCGTGGCGACCGCCACGACCGGCGGCGACGGGGCGTACGCCTTCACCGACCTGGACCACGGCCCGTACACGGTCGTCGCGGCCGGCTATCCGCCCCGGGCCGGACGCGTCAGCCTCGATGGCGCCGACGTGGGCGACCACGACATCGAACTCGCCCACGCGGAAGGCTAG
- a CDS encoding methyltransferase, with product MTTPWGEVELARHPEDTRDQLRAWDASDAYLLRHLAAQDVPLTGTVVVLGDRWGALVTALAAHRPTQITDSWLGQEATRANLARAGAETGSVRLLTTQDPVPERIDVLLVRIPKSLALLEDQLLRLAPAVHAGTVVVGTGMVKEIHTSTLRLFERILGPTRTSLAEQKARLVFCTPDPALKPPVTPWPYVYDLPGDLGSPLSGRPVVNHAGVFCADRLDVGTRFFLRHLPSAGGGRRVVDLGCGNGVVGTAVALTDPRAEVLFTDESFQAVASAEATYRANGVPGHAEFRVGDGLAGVADGSVDVVLNNPPFHSHQATTDATAWRMFTGARRALRPGGELWVVGNRHLGYHVKLKRLFGNSELVAGDRKFVVLKAVRQG from the coding sequence ATGACGACGCCGTGGGGCGAGGTCGAGCTGGCCCGCCACCCCGAGGACACCCGAGATCAGCTGCGCGCCTGGGACGCCTCCGACGCCTACCTGCTCAGACACCTCGCGGCGCAGGACGTCCCGCTGACCGGCACGGTGGTGGTGCTGGGCGACCGCTGGGGCGCGCTGGTCACGGCGTTGGCGGCGCACCGGCCGACACAGATCACCGACTCCTGGCTGGGGCAGGAGGCGACCCGGGCCAATCTGGCGCGGGCCGGCGCCGAGACCGGTTCCGTGCGGCTGCTCACCACGCAGGATCCGGTGCCGGAGCGGATCGACGTGCTGCTGGTGCGCATCCCCAAGAGCCTCGCGCTGCTGGAGGACCAGTTGCTGCGGCTGGCGCCCGCCGTGCACGCGGGCACGGTCGTCGTCGGCACGGGCATGGTGAAGGAGATCCACACCTCGACGCTGAGACTGTTCGAGCGGATCCTCGGGCCGACCCGGACCTCCCTCGCCGAGCAGAAGGCCCGGCTGGTCTTCTGCACCCCCGACCCGGCGCTGAAGCCGCCGGTCACCCCGTGGCCCTACGTGTACGACCTGCCCGGCGACCTCGGCTCCCCGCTCTCCGGCCGGCCGGTCGTCAATCACGCCGGGGTGTTCTGCGCCGACCGCCTCGACGTCGGCACCCGGTTCTTCCTCCGGCATCTGCCGAGCGCCGGGGGCGGCCGCCGGGTCGTCGACCTGGGCTGCGGCAACGGGGTCGTCGGCACGGCGGTGGCGCTGACCGACCCGCGGGCGGAGGTGCTGTTCACCGACGAGTCGTTCCAGGCGGTGGCGTCGGCGGAGGCGACCTACCGGGCGAACGGGGTGCCGGGGCACGCCGAGTTCCGGGTCGGGGACGGGCTGGCGGGCGTCGCGGACGGCAGTGTGGACGTCGTGCTCAACAACCCGCCGTTCCACTCCCACCAGGCCACCACCGACGCGACCGCGTGGCGCATGTTCACGGGGGCCCGGCGCGCGCTGCGGCCGGGAGGCGAGCTGTGGGTGGTGGGCAACCGGCATCTGGGCTACCACGTGAAGCTGAAGCGGCTGTTCGGCAACAGTGAACTGGTCGCCGGCGACCGCAAGTTCGTGGTGCTGAAAGCGGTCAGGCAAGGGTGA
- a CDS encoding MarR family winged helix-turn-helix transcriptional regulator, with product MAVEKGGSEAEQALVDQWRDMLALHARTQCELDRALHRHGLCASDFEVLDVLAESPARDVSCGFRVQEIAERVHLSQSALSRLIARLEKDGLVERGLCAEDRRGVRVALTGKGRALHGDVRPVQRAVLTRMLTD from the coding sequence ATGGCGGTGGAGAAGGGCGGGTCCGAGGCCGAGCAGGCGCTCGTGGACCAGTGGCGGGACATGCTGGCCCTGCACGCCCGCACCCAGTGCGAACTCGACCGGGCACTGCACCGACACGGGTTGTGCGCCAGCGACTTCGAGGTGCTCGACGTCCTCGCCGAGTCGCCTGCGCGAGACGTCTCGTGCGGCTTCCGCGTCCAGGAGATCGCCGAACGGGTCCACCTCAGCCAGAGCGCGCTGTCGCGGCTCATCGCCCGTCTGGAGAAGGACGGTCTCGTCGAGCGGGGCCTGTGCGCGGAGGACCGCAGAGGCGTCCGGGTGGCGCTCACCGGAAAGGGACGCGCGCTGCACGGCGACGTACGGCCGGTGCAGCGCGCGGTGCTCACCAGAATGCTGACGGACTGA
- a CDS encoding response regulator transcription factor, protein MIRVLLADDQALVRAGFRALLDAQPDIEVAGEAADGREAVRAVRELRPDVVLMDIRMPLLDGLAATRRITDDETLSEVRVVMLTTFELDEYVFEAIRSGASGFLVKDTEPDELLRAVRAVVAGDALLSPGVTRRLIAEFAARSKQPAADDALGRLTEREREVMALVGIGLSNEEIARRLVVSPLTAKTHVSRTMVKLRVRDRAQLVVLAYESGLVRPGWLG, encoded by the coding sequence GTGATCCGCGTACTGCTCGCCGACGACCAGGCGCTGGTCCGGGCGGGATTCCGGGCGCTGCTCGACGCGCAGCCCGACATCGAGGTGGCCGGGGAGGCCGCGGACGGGCGGGAGGCGGTGCGGGCGGTGCGCGAACTGCGGCCCGACGTCGTCCTGATGGACATCAGGATGCCCCTCCTGGACGGCCTGGCCGCCACCCGCCGGATCACCGACGACGAGACCCTCTCCGAGGTCAGGGTGGTCATGCTCACCACCTTCGAACTCGACGAGTACGTGTTCGAGGCGATCCGCTCGGGGGCTTCCGGATTCCTGGTCAAGGACACCGAGCCGGACGAACTGCTGCGTGCCGTGCGGGCGGTGGTGGCCGGCGACGCGCTGCTCTCACCGGGAGTGACGCGCCGGCTCATCGCCGAGTTCGCCGCCCGCTCCAAGCAGCCCGCCGCGGACGACGCGCTGGGCCGGCTCACCGAGCGGGAACGCGAGGTGATGGCCCTGGTGGGCATCGGTCTGTCCAACGAGGAGATCGCCCGCCGGCTGGTCGTCAGCCCGCTCACCGCCAAGACGCACGTCAGCCGCACGATGGTGAAGCTGCGCGTCCGGGACCGGGCCCAACTGGTCGTCCTCGCCTACGAGTCGGGCCTGGTCCGGCCGGGCTGGCTGGGCTGA
- a CDS encoding alpha-ketoglutarate-dependent dioxygenase AlkB family protein produces the protein MDAELFPRGRAEVAPGAVHLPDWLDAARQRELLGSCRDWARPPAGLRTVRTPGGGTMTARQVCLGWHWHPYAYARTATDGDGAPVKPFPDWLGELGRRAVADALGPQDSRAAAYDIALINFYDGDARMGMHRDADEKSDAPVVSLSLGDSCVFRFGNPRTRTRPYTDVELRSGDLFVFGGPSRFAYHGVPRVLPGTAPPALGLTGRLNITLRVSGFPDAV, from the coding sequence ATGGACGCGGAGCTGTTCCCCCGTGGGCGCGCGGAGGTCGCGCCGGGGGCGGTGCACCTGCCCGACTGGCTGGACGCGGCCCGCCAGCGCGAGCTGCTCGGGTCGTGCCGGGACTGGGCCCGTCCGCCGGCCGGGCTGCGCACGGTCCGCACGCCCGGCGGCGGCACCATGACCGCCCGCCAGGTCTGCCTGGGCTGGCACTGGCACCCGTACGCCTATGCCCGCACGGCCACCGACGGCGACGGCGCGCCCGTCAAGCCGTTCCCGGACTGGCTGGGCGAGCTGGGCCGGCGTGCGGTGGCCGACGCGCTCGGACCGCAGGACTCCAGGGCCGCCGCATACGACATCGCGCTGATCAACTTCTATGACGGCGACGCCCGGATGGGCATGCACCGGGACGCCGACGAGAAGTCCGACGCACCCGTGGTCTCCCTCAGCCTCGGCGACTCCTGCGTCTTCCGCTTCGGCAACCCGCGGACCCGGACGCGGCCCTACACCGACGTCGAGCTGCGCAGCGGTGACCTCTTCGTGTTCGGGGGCCCCTCCCGGTTCGCGTACCACGGGGTGCCGCGCGTGCTGCCGGGCACGGCTCCGCCCGCGCTGGGCCTGACGGGACGGCTGAACATCACGTTGCGGGTGAGCGGCTTCCCCGACGCCGTCTGA
- the htpG gene encoding molecular chaperone HtpG, giving the protein MSTETFEFQVEARQLLQLMIHSVYSNKDVFLRELVSNASDALDKLRLAALREDAPDADVSDLHIEIETDPEARTLTVRDNGIGMSYDEVGRLIGTIANSGTAQFVRELREAQDTGSAEGLIGQFGVGFYSGFMVADEMTLVTRRAGEAQGTRWSSRGEGTYTLEAVHDAPQGTSVTLHLKPADDEDKLHDYTSEWTVREIVKRYSDFITWPIRMTPKRGEGDDAAPAAETLNSMKALWARSRDEVSDDEYHELYKHISHDWREPLETVRLQAEGTFEYQALLFVPSHAPHDLYNQGYKRGVQLYVKRVFIMDDCEALLPPYLRFVKGVVDAADLSLNVSREILQQDRHIRMMQRRLTKKVVSTIKDMMTAAPDRYATFWREFGAVLKEGLLSDSDNRDALLAVSSFATTHSEDEPTTLRGYVERMKEGQDAVYYLTGESRQSIENSPHMEAFRAKGVEVLLLTDPVDEVWADVVGEFDGKPLRSVAKGEVDLDGEGGEQADGEREKQSEEYAGLLAWMNERLDEDVKEVRLSSRLTVSPACIVSDANDLTPALENMYRAMGQEVPRARRILELNPEHRLVKGLNKAYQEREDHSGLAETAELLHGLAVLAEGGRPKEPGRFVKLVADSLERTL; this is encoded by the coding sequence ATGTCGACCGAAACGTTTGAGTTCCAGGTAGAGGCCCGTCAGTTGCTGCAACTGATGATCCACTCGGTCTACTCGAACAAGGACGTCTTTCTGCGCGAGCTCGTCTCCAACGCCTCCGACGCGCTGGACAAGCTGCGCCTCGCCGCGCTGCGGGAGGACGCGCCCGACGCCGACGTCTCCGACCTGCACATCGAGATCGAGACCGACCCCGAGGCCCGCACCCTCACCGTGCGGGACAACGGGATCGGGATGTCGTACGACGAGGTCGGACGGCTGATCGGCACGATCGCCAACTCGGGCACGGCCCAGTTCGTCAGGGAGCTGCGCGAGGCGCAGGACACGGGCAGCGCCGAGGGGCTGATCGGCCAGTTCGGCGTCGGTTTCTACTCCGGTTTCATGGTGGCGGACGAGATGACCCTGGTGACCCGGCGCGCGGGGGAGGCACAGGGCACCCGCTGGTCGTCGCGCGGCGAGGGGACGTACACGCTGGAGGCCGTCCACGACGCGCCGCAGGGCACCTCCGTCACCCTCCACCTGAAGCCGGCGGACGACGAGGACAAGCTGCACGACTACACCTCGGAGTGGACGGTCCGGGAGATCGTCAAGCGCTACTCGGACTTCATCACCTGGCCGATCAGGATGACCCCGAAGAGGGGCGAGGGCGACGACGCCGCGCCCGCTGCCGAGACGCTCAACTCGATGAAGGCCCTGTGGGCGCGCTCGCGCGACGAGGTGTCCGACGACGAGTACCACGAGCTGTACAAGCACATCAGTCACGACTGGCGCGAACCGCTGGAGACCGTCCGGCTGCAGGCCGAGGGCACCTTCGAGTACCAGGCGCTGCTGTTCGTGCCCTCCCACGCCCCGCACGACCTGTACAACCAGGGCTACAAGCGCGGTGTCCAGCTGTATGTGAAGCGCGTCTTCATCATGGACGACTGCGAGGCGCTGCTGCCGCCGTACCTGCGCTTCGTCAAGGGCGTGGTCGACGCCGCCGACCTCTCGCTGAACGTGTCCCGCGAGATCCTCCAGCAGGACCGGCACATCCGGATGATGCAGCGCCGGCTGACCAAGAAGGTCGTGTCCACGATCAAGGACATGATGACCGCGGCGCCCGACCGCTACGCCACGTTCTGGCGGGAGTTCGGCGCCGTCCTGAAGGAAGGCCTGCTCTCCGACTCCGACAACCGCGACGCGCTTCTCGCGGTCTCCTCCTTCGCGACCACGCACAGCGAGGACGAGCCGACCACCCTGCGGGGCTACGTCGAGCGGATGAAGGAGGGCCAGGACGCCGTCTACTACCTGACAGGCGAGTCCCGGCAGAGCATCGAGAACTCCCCGCACATGGAGGCGTTCCGGGCGAAGGGCGTGGAGGTCCTGCTGCTCACCGACCCGGTCGACGAGGTGTGGGCCGACGTGGTGGGCGAGTTCGACGGCAAGCCGCTTCGGTCGGTCGCCAAGGGCGAGGTCGACCTCGACGGGGAGGGCGGCGAGCAGGCCGACGGCGAGCGCGAGAAGCAGAGCGAGGAGTACGCGGGGCTGCTCGCCTGGATGAACGAGCGGCTGGACGAGGACGTCAAGGAGGTGCGGCTGTCCTCCCGGCTCACGGTCTCGCCGGCCTGCATCGTCTCCGACGCGAACGACCTCACCCCGGCGCTGGAGAACATGTACCGCGCCATGGGGCAGGAGGTGCCGCGGGCCCGGCGGATCCTCGAGCTCAACCCCGAGCACCGGCTCGTCAAGGGCCTGAACAAGGCCTACCAGGAGCGCGAGGACCACTCCGGCCTCGCCGAGACCGCGGAGCTGCTGCACGGTCTGGCAGTGCTCGCCGAGGGCGGGCGGCCGAAGGAGCCCGGCCGGTTCGTGAAGCTGGTGGCGGACAGCCTGGAGCGCACGCTGTAA
- a CDS encoding maleylpyruvate isomerase family mycothiol-dependent enzyme: METSEFLEILDREGRALADAAAEAGPDAKVVTCPGWQVRDLLRHTGAVHRWATSFVADGHAAFRPIEEPPELDDDALRDWFRAGHRRLVDTLSTAPPDVRCWHFLPGPTPLAFWARRQAHETAVHRVDAESARGRDLEEVAREFTAAFAADGVDELLRGFHARDRSRVRSEVPRTLRVRATDTADAVWSVRVSSEPPMTRRDADGPADCEVSGPAAPLYLSLWNRLPLPAVTGDAALATLWRETSGVS; this comes from the coding sequence ATGGAGACTTCCGAGTTCCTCGAGATCCTCGACCGCGAGGGCCGGGCCCTGGCCGACGCCGCGGCGGAGGCGGGCCCCGATGCCAAGGTCGTGACCTGCCCGGGCTGGCAGGTACGGGACCTGCTGCGGCACACGGGCGCGGTGCACCGCTGGGCCACGTCGTTCGTCGCCGACGGCCACGCCGCCTTCCGCCCCATCGAGGAGCCGCCGGAGCTCGACGACGATGCGCTGCGGGACTGGTTCCGCGCCGGACACCGGCGGCTCGTCGACACCCTTTCCACCGCGCCGCCGGACGTGCGGTGCTGGCACTTCCTGCCCGGGCCGACGCCGCTGGCGTTCTGGGCCAGGCGACAGGCGCACGAGACGGCCGTGCACCGCGTGGACGCCGAGTCGGCCCGCGGCCGCGATCTCGAGGAGGTCGCGCGGGAGTTCACCGCCGCATTCGCCGCGGACGGCGTCGACGAGTTGCTGCGCGGTTTCCACGCGCGCGACCGGAGCAGGGTGCGCAGCGAGGTGCCGCGGACGCTGCGGGTGCGGGCGACGGACACGGCCGACGCGGTGTGGTCGGTGCGCGTGTCGTCGGAGCCGCCGATGACGCGGCGCGACGCCGACGGGCCCGCCGACTGCGAGGTGTCCGGACCTGCCGCCCCGCTCTACCTCTCGCTGTGGAACCGGTTGCCGCTGCCCGCCGTGACCGGTGACGCCGCGCTCGCGACGCTGTGGCGGGAGACGTCCGGGGTGAGCTGA